aatgagCCTTACGTTAAGTCGCCACAATCAGGTATTTTAATTTTTAGCTCAATCAAACCACTGGGCCAAATTTTATGTTTTCTCAAACCTCGTAACACTACCCAGAATGAATAAGTTATCCGTCTTGTGGTAATCAATAAGCATCATTCATTCTCTGCCCCGTTacgtattttctttttttcgtttggtttttcaccatataattcgtctacttattacctttcaatctttatatggtGTAGAGAAACTAGAAAATATATTCTAAAGCCGTGTGTGGAAAGGCTAGCATCAACAAAAGTAGGTTTCGTGTGGCATTTTCCATGACGCAAAACACCgccatttttgttaaaattacaTACGACTTTAATgaatttggtctaccaacgagtttgagttggcagaccgagctagtccttgaatgtaaggttaatctggaatgctatttaaaattttgtccaaggctgacttgaaagatgctactggatcaacaaggccaaaGTATTCCCTACatatatttgagggcagcaaattaaacaatgaaggagcccgagaaagaagagaagtgaacttcattgtttgaactagcctgtattctcgagggcttgatggtgctctcaaaatgcacattaagcctcgacggtctttagaattgaccctaaatcctgggttgggacaaagctcatggatgcttttgaaaacgtacaatatcagatacctttcgtaccttctctgaaaactgtacagtcccaacttttttaaccCCTCCCAATAGGAAAGCTCTCTTATTCAtgtgatgttccaagtgaagcatctttggacttgttcgaccttttgcaaacctgctgaactcattggagcccaaatggctGAGGCATATTCGAGATGTGGTTGAATAATctacttgtacagagttatcattgtgatactatctctgcACTTAAACGTGAGATATATCCaatcacacatttgaaaagctttacccaccttcaactggatatgctgatcgaactttccattattttggaggactacgtacacctagatctttcatagatgagacctgctcaatatctttacctccatcatctacgagtggaatctttaaaggagttgacctaaacgtcattgagcggaatttcattccgttcagggccatatgactctcagttacccaagagtagattcgatctaagttctttgccaggctactggaatcttggccattcctaccaattAACGATTTTGTATCCTCAGcgtaagaagagagactggcagtaaaactaagcttttgaagcggggcaacgaatattataaaaaggaggggccctaagatggagtcctggggaacacctgacttgacatcatgtatgtcactaagtgATCCCTAGACCTTAGCAATTTGCTTCccatcctgaatgaagcttcttatccaattgagaagcttgccttggattccaacgtcatgaagtttattcaacaaaaggccatgatctactttatcaaaggccttggcaaaatcaagatagacaacatcaactgactcgtgtctttcaagatcctcaatgacttgctctaaatgcaTAATCATACTTAAATGTGatcggaacccgtgctgacttggaggaaggacatcaaggacttcaagaaactcgatcagcatatccagttgaaggtgggtaaagcctttcaagtgtgtggttggatatatcgcacgtttaagtccagagatcggaacccgtgctggcttggaggaaggacatcaaggacttcaagaaactcaacaagtttggactttatgaacttttcaaacaccttcgcaatattcgaagtgagagaaatcggcctatagttactggggagcgacttatccccccccctttaaaaattggaaccacgtgagctaacttcagagagggtggaaacttgccctgatccaagatgcaacgcttcaagtacgagaaaacaggagcaagaacctgtgagcatctcatcagaaactgagatggcACACCATGtggaccaggagagctcgagagtctcgagtccctgatggcctctataGCATGTTGATCTGTGGCTACAAGACCATCTGAGTGCTCAgattgactgaccttgtcaatctcaacagactcaacttcagagcaatgagttgttgcttctaaactcagtggggttgaaaacacactagagaactgatctccaagcatgttggcCATAGCCTATATATTCCTAATGGCTaccccatcaacctcaaaaggcccaacagggtaTTTCATCTTTCgcttagagttcgcataagagaaaaaagccttcggattcgacctgacctcctgaactaccGTATCATCAGTTTGTAGccggtcattttcgatggaggtcttaatcttaccctgaattatgGCCATCTTTTTTTGTAGACTACCCATGATTACTGGATtggaagtgctcttcagccgtcttgctagtttgcaactctttttgaacaaagtcttcgtTTAGTCAGTGTCCCACCTGTCGGAACACAttagactggagcaaacttcctcaaaagcTGAAACTATATTAGCAATGGTTGCATCTATTGACGAtttctgtttcagaattgaaacctgGTCTAgttctttttcactttgagAGTGTATAATTTTTGACCTACAGTAGTCGATCAATCAAGCTGAAACTTGAGATTCGCAATTTTAGCAACATGGGACCAGTCTTATTTGATGAAGAATGCAATACAGTGACTCAAATTGGTGTCATTAATTTACAACTTTAGGAAAACCAATGAAGCAAAGCCCGGGATTACAAACTGGCAACATCTGACTCAAGCGCCACTTAGCAGCTTCATGATTGGTATATCAGCAttccaggacaactcaacAGATGACATCTCAATCTAAAACAAATTGGCCGAAGACAACCTCGACCAAAGAAAACTCTTGAAGCTTgttttattttacattttctcaGAGGTTGCAAAACACCATATTCTCGGGGGGACCACGATTTAGAGGAGAGGGATGTCTTTTGAGCTTGGCCATTCAATCGGCTTCATGATTTATGTATCAACGATATGTCTTTGTGTTTAAATTAGAGCTGTGCATCAGATCCGACAGGTTCTCCGAATCTGTGAATTTTTTCTAGATTTCCTGGACAATATTTCTCAAGAAGTTCCCAGATAAGGTCAGCCAAgatcctttcattttgaattgctggggTTGTAATTACCACCAATGGATAGGAAGTccgaaaatttcaaatttttgtatttggataATGTTTCAATTGTCTTTGAAACATTCCCAAATATTGATAGCAGCCCTTTTCGAAAGCTTAGGTGACCTTTTAATTTGATGTGTCTTCAAATTTCAGAATAATTCTTATGCTGAGAAGCACCCACCTTGATCTGTCAAACTTAAGTAACCTCATTTGTCTTTTGTTCTAAATTCTTGCACTGTTTCCGCTACTGGGAGTAAGATCCTCAACACGTTTCCGACACAActgaaaaatgtttgaaattttcattcacATTTCATGTGTTTGGTTTTTACCAGAATAAATTTGCATTGTCTTTGAAGTTTCCTAGAGAAGTCCTTGCTTAGATCCACGAGAAATGACATTTTAGTTAAGACGAGTTGCAGTACtatattggtagagcatccactTTCACATCtgcaaatcctggtttgatcccaggttaaccgagtccaagcttttttgtctttaatGGTCTAAGGTGTatttagatagatagatagatttatttcaggaacactttgatcatgattggataatgtcggcatttaatctttgagttagcaacttgatatatcaaaaatttcatgagtatgtaattcctcaggttctgggtaagcaaaagcttgttttcaccaggacctgggttgtttgttcattttctttcaaatgttaaaaaattgaactatctttgatttttcagttttttattATAAGGTAAACTTTATTACTTTTGCAACCAATATGTAGCATTAGGAATGTCACATGTCCTTCCCTACATATAGATCCCCTATATAGGGGATGTTACTCTACTCCCCCTAAAActgtaaacaataacaaatggGAGGCACAGCATGATAGGCATGTACTCCGTTTATAAGGAAGCCTTGGCCGTTTGCCCTTTCTCAAGAACAAgtattgcttgaaaaaataaGTAAATGCAGTCAGGGACAAGTTCCTTCACAAATTCTAGATTTACTTTGAATTCAAGGactgccaactctaatttgttggttgaTCAGAAATGATTGGAAAGCACCCAAAAATAGTTAGTGTGACCACCAAATCCGTGGTAGAGATCAAACTCTACCCAAGAATGCATCCAAGCCTGATTTCAGCCTACCTTCATCCACAAAATCCCTACCCTATAAATATTAGAGGATGAAGTAATTTTTGAATCTTTAATTTCGACAGATGGCTGTCATCTCCAATACAAAACACTGGAGTGcgcattatttttcttcagaGACTAGATACATCTTTACAATGAAGGGCGTTTATTCTAATGTGTTGAGAGTGTTGAGAGGGGTCCTATCTTTATATTTGGTGATATAGTTTCAGCGTCTTTTGTTAGGTTCGACAACCTTTCCAGATGAAAACACTTTGAAattaacttgtttttttatttcaaatttcctcaAAGCTTGAATACAAAAAGCTAAATAGAATCCGTCATTTTTATTCCATATTAGAATTCATCGTTGAACCTAGAATGTATTTTTAATGGGGGCATGATCAATATGGTATCAGccaaatttcttgtcaatggCCATTAGGTTACTGAGAGTGTTTCCGACTaatttcatcttcttcttgcgCCGCTCCATCTCTTCTGGCATCTCACCTTTCTTCGGGTGTTGTTGCGCAGTTCGAGCCGGAGGTTGGGGTTGAGCCTTTCGGCCAGCATCCAACTCTTCACGTGGCATTTTCTTGGCCACAGGGATCTTCTTCGCAGCCGTCTTCTTGGCAGGTTTGGCTCCCATATTGAAATAGGACTGAGCCGTGGCGATGAGATTTTCATTCACAGAAATATTGCTATCCGATGTTCGTCCAGGGAGCTCAGCCTTTTTCGGCTCCTCTTTGGGGCGTTGAGTGGGCGCCCTGGTCCGGACGACTGACTCGCCCTCACGGGGCACTAATTCGCGCGGGGGGCGTGCTACAGGCGGTGCCTGATTAGCTCTCGAATTAGGACCGAACAAAGATGTCCCCGTGGTTCTTGTGTCAAGAAAGAACAGGGACTCCAACCATGACTGTTGCTCGTTGTCGGTCATGTGCTGGAAATTGGCATCTGATTCCAATCGAGACAAAAGGTTATCAATCTCATTGATATCGCCCTCGCCAATAGGCGAAGGGCTTGGAATGGGATTCTTCACCGGGCTTCGACGAGCCTCCAACGGTTTCTTTTCCGGGAACAACGAGTTCGAAATGTCTCCGACGGTCTTCCCTCCTCTTTGATGACGCACTATGGCCTCTCGTGGAACTTTGGGCATGTCTTTGGACACTGGACCGCGTCTAGGAACTTCTTCGCGTTTGGGGGGAGGCTTCCGTCCTTGCATGAATTTGGCAATATCAAAgtcaattttttctttgacataTTCAGCTGGCTCTGCCGGAGTTAATCCCACTTTAGTGGAGTTGTGAATATATATTTGCAAAGAGTTGGGAGGTTCGTTTCTCAAAGGCACGTAGGGAGGACAATTGCCTTGTTCCTTGTCTTCGTTTTCATACAATTGTTCAATGTTACGAGTGGAAATCCGAGAATCGAATCTTGGGTATCTGCAGTTAGAAATACATTGACATATATTGACCTGATCGTATTGCAACCAACTAGATAGAAAATTGAcagtcattcattttgaatatcttAACACAGTGGTGAAAATTCCCTTTaaaattttgatgcaaattcccaagcacatcttggcatttttctcccttagaaaatcatggggaacaattttgattttattggtttatgaaattctagcccacataaaaaactaaCATACCTAAAATcattataaaaaatgaaattttcaaaaaccctcccaatgtaagttgggagcacatttagttagctcttgaataaaaattatgaaatcatctatttcaccgtttcttagttacatggaatttagtggtccaaatttcatcgtttttagccccaaaatgccccggttatatgttacttcaatttcccaaagaattaatatcgattttcaatatcacaaatacaaaaagatTACTTTTCCTCTTCTGACATAGTCTCataatagctaaaaatgctatataatgtcacttaaaacacactaaaagtgtaatctttgaaaatgtgtacacttagttatgcattcacttgaattttgaagacaatacatacaacaaacaatgttatagattttgtcgtttcttgaagactttgttgaaactgattagaaatagcttctttaatgtttcattaatatttgtgaaattttcagtgaccactcaactaaattaaccttggacgcttttaaaaatgatttttcaaaaatctgctttatATCAGGTTGTGCAAGGTTctaagttaatttgaaattatgcaagaaatggaaaaataatcatttatttttgcgataatgaaaatcgatatcacatctttgggacattgaattaacatataatatattttggggctaaaaacgatgaaatttggaccactaaatccgatgtaactaagtagcggtgaaataggtgatatcgtaaattacattcaagagctaactacgtgtgctcctaatttacattgagtaggtttttgaaaattttagtttttataatgttttaaggtatgtaagttttttatgtggactagaatgccataaaacaataaagttgaagttgttccctatgactttttggggtagaaaaatgccgccaatttgtgtttgggaatttctctggaaacttgatagggctttttgaacaccgtgttaAGGAGCTCGttctaaagcatctttgatTCTGTAATCATACCGGAATTGGCCGAAAGGTAATTACCAAACCTTTTCAAAGCaacctttttccttttgttcttAGCTGACCGTCGGTGTAAACGTTACACACAGTTTTTAAACCGAGTACATAAAActtagtgttgccattttgttgcgcggcggcctaggcgccccaggcccttgcagccgaaaggttaggttaggtcaggaatgatttcaaaatggcaacactgacttGCTGGATGTTGACAGTTTAcggataaacgttattctccaccgattagttggcggtgctcatttttcaatttgtgacaaactgttagaaaggtttggagagagagtttaagggctatttatatcgtgttaggttaggttgggtttgataaggttaggttaagtttaaaaaagtagcaccgccaactaatcggtggagaataacgtttatccagtTTACATGCTTATGTGCTCGGTTTAGTCACGCATTCACCCCCTTTTGGCCTCCTtaatatattttcattgaattagCTTCTTACCATTCCAATTTTGGTTTAGCGATGATATTGTTTATGATTTGCTCTAACCAACGTCTTTCATATTGTTTGGTGTACAAATCAAAAGCTAGTTGTATAATGACGTTTTCTTGCCACTTCTGATTATTGCTAATTTAAATTTAAGCAAAATATTCCAACAAAACATCCTTTttgtagtgttattccttatttaggttattACGTCTTACAccatgcttatgcatcatgctctctcgttcctcatatatgctctctgtgtatatacgatcccttgtatccatgccccaactacagttcaataaacagtttgcaatagagcttcaaccagagtacatcgtctgtctgttctccgcgcgtccataacataacactTT
This Tigriopus californicus strain San Diego chromosome 7, Tcal_SD_v2.1, whole genome shotgun sequence DNA region includes the following protein-coding sequences:
- the LOC131883336 gene encoding uncharacterized protein LOC131883336 isoform X2, which produces MASNGLQIEADVLVCAQGKRVTLSEFDRREFRGKLAIAITANFVNNKTSAEAMVEEISGIAYVYKQDFFNALYDDLGIALENFVYYKDETHYFVMTTKKHSLLTKKVLKKDNKDPQKLLLRSNINQEKLLAYIKDTCDYCTDYQLPNTTFALNHHGEPDVALFDFTSMNASRNSIYVKEKHGVPFLMLIIGDGLLEPFWPTGSGCAKGFLGAFDACWTMLHWSLGEKSIFHLLAERENLYKLLPQVTSENISKKFDQYSVDPFSRYPRFDSRISTRNIEQLYENEDKEQGNCPPYVPLRNEPPNSLQIYIHNSTKVGLTPAEPAEYVKEKIDFDIAKFMQGRKPPPKREEVPRRGPVSKDMPKVPREAIVRHQRGGKTVGDISNSLFPEKKPLEARRSPVKNPIPSPSPIGEGDINEIDNLLSRLESDANFQHMTDNEQQSWLESLFFLDTRTTGTSLFGPNSRANQAPPVARPPRELVPREGESVVRTRAPTQRPKEEPKKAELPGRTSDSNISVNENLIATAQSYFNMGAKPAKKTAAKKIPVAKKMPREELDAGRKAQPQPPARTAQQHPKKGEMPEEMERRKKKMKLVGNTLSNLMAIDKKFG